Part of the Candidatus Deferrimicrobiaceae bacterium genome is shown below.
GGGCTATCCCGTTAGGGCGACGCCCTTCCGCTTACACGGGCAATCGGCGGTCGGACGTACGCGGCTAGTTAGGCCGCGTAAGCGTAGCTATAGTCGTTGGCGACTATGGGTTCCCGCTTTTTACGAGGTCCGCGGGGCCTCGGCACGCAACCCGGGAGCATCGACGTCCCCGTCGAAACCGTTTCGCCCCCGCAGGTTCAAGATACCATGTTTCCCGGGGCAGAGGGAACCGCTCCCTTTCGCTCCCCGCCCGGAAGAAAAATCCGGGAGCGTCGGAGCTGCGGAGCGCTTGCCCCCCACAGCCCCGGATCAACCTGCCTTTCCCCGTGGCGGTGGGAAGGAGGGTCAGGCCGCCTTCCGGAACAGTCCCGACTTCCCGAGGTACCGGGAGAACGAGGTCAGCGGGATCCCGTATCTTTCCCGGAGTCCCTTGATGTCCACGTCGAAACCGATCTCGTCGAGCCAGCGGTACATTTCGGCCAGGTCGTGCCCGAACGCCTCTTCCGCCTTCTCCTCCGGGATCCGTTCATACCGGATCGCAAGGTTCATCGTGCAGGAGAGCTCGGCCACCGCGTCCCGGATCTTCCTCTCGTCCCCCGCCAGGTCGATTTCCTCCCCGGTAAACCTTTCGGGATCCAGGAACGCCTCCGCTGCGAATTCCCCGATGTCTTCCACGCAGATCATCGGGAGGTTCGTCTCCGGGGCGAGCGGAAGCGCGAGCAACCCCATCTCGAGCGAAGGCCGCATCCACGGGGACACGAAATTCTCCATGAAGAAAACGGGCCGAAGGATCGTGTACGGGAGGCCGTTCTCCCGGATATACTCCTCGATCTCGAACTTGCTGTCGAAATGAGGAATCGCCGTGTCCTTGTCCGCGCCGCACACGGACGAATACACGAGATGCGGAACGCCTTCCTCCCGGCAGGCATATACCATCGTTCTCCCCTGATCGACCTCCGTCCCCGGGTCCGCCTCGAACGGGGTACTCATGAGGAACACTCCCCGGACTCCTTTTACGGCCTCCTCGAGGCTTCGGTAATCGTCGAAGTCCCCTCGCACCACTTCCGCGCCCGATTTCTCCCACGCCCGGGCCTTTTCGGGGGAACGTGTCATGATCCGGACCTGACTCCCTTTTGCGAGAAGGCACCTGGCGACGGCCCCGCCCTGCCGGCCGGTCGCACCGGTGACCAGTATCGTCTTCCGATTTGTCATGGATGATCTCCTTTCCCCGTATCTTTTTCCCTCTTGATTAGATGAAAGATACGGGTTCCGGGAATCGTCCCGGGCGCAGATGGCAACTCCCGGTATCGGGGAAAAGCAGACGGCGCGGAACGGAAGGGAGAGAGGACGCTATCCGGGATTGCGGTACTTCGTCCTGCCGGGGCGACGTCGCTACCCCCGGTCGCGGGACTTCGCCCTGCTCCGCGTGGCGCGCTCGATGTCGCGTTTGGCATCCCGGGCGGCGATGTCCTCCCGCTTGTCGTACAGCTTCTTGCCGCGGGCCAGCCCGATTTCCAGCTTCACGCGCGGGCCTTTCAGATAGAGCCGCAAAGGGATCAGGGCCAGCCCCCGTTCCCTCGTTTTCC
Proteins encoded:
- a CDS encoding NmrA/HSCARG family protein, which encodes MTNRKTILVTGATGRQGGAVARCLLAKGSQVRIMTRSPEKARAWEKSGAEVVRGDFDDYRSLEEAVKGVRGVFLMSTPFEADPGTEVDQGRTMVYACREEGVPHLVYSSVCGADKDTAIPHFDSKFEIEEYIRENGLPYTILRPVFFMENFVSPWMRPSLEMGLLALPLAPETNLPMICVEDIGEFAAEAFLDPERFTGEEIDLAGDERKIRDAVAELSCTMNLAIRYERIPEEKAEEAFGHDLAEMYRWLDEIGFDVDIKGLRERYGIPLTSFSRYLGKSGLFRKAA